From the Saccharobesus litoralis genome, one window contains:
- a CDS encoding Ig-like domain-containing protein — MNRYLVTSQIKLAKALGLPKLLAGLSLILTFGLAATPPTVSDVSGLNAGVYNSQDTLDIAVSFSSDISHLVLPDNGVPMLVLALDSGNAYAQYVNHDGRTINFRYTPSFTNFDSNGISIIGFDGLLFSNNDELPVKPILSEPLQFNDVVIQHSNVAELPAPQVYLPGDTLDFKLRWGGVTSISVQSGTPQLVVDIAGSEKTLNGLANNSGELVFTYPVTSQDANLAELVVKQLHVNDAVIIGTLNSTLDHKGGSYVLPITNANFTYSGLYAANRPIQVGVSDAPEIIRINTEQKENLQAGDKVQFTARFSGYVNVTNSPSLQIEINGQIVNASYVSGTGTTDLVFEYELQSALNTTQDIKYLALLENDGSLTNTSGTSINLSLDNLNTTTGNIQLVTLASNAPDLINSSFSIDISLAVADDNFSTDQLIITNGEISQLNGDGTQYSAMVTPLTDGQVVISAVNVSSASSDSNQFEITRQYDGTAPKFATSQPAQNEQTFSALDSLITLQFDEAVKLNNELADALVVSDNQQQVLALANIEVNNQQIQATLADKLIPSGQYKITFNEQAITDLAGNLVSQLPDNISFTTENIAPVSANDQFQLLEDQALLLNVLANDSDAEDYLDQQQVTIVGSPNQGVVQVDSKTGHVWYAPSSQFSGNDSFSYTVSDQQGKVSNIATVDLQVDAVNDPPRLNMVTRIDIIAGSTINQPITVIDPEQDAISMSLASEFAWLTIKDNALTGQVPATAVGEITVPISLFDGNATIVESVVLNVTSPDPLAEFISINWLENIGFVNQPIALTIQSINTNYPIKTLTLTFDGEFDFISSGKNCLNTAANQVSCAITSGQEIDSGVTLLPTKTGQIQVAISANHHGDGSTVSDSSPIYKSVSITEKLIETATTQFNTSVNLSHILNIDVLPNSPGLETILASSAGENIKIVSLEQQSLLATINDTGDTVQTATIDVNQDALLDILVVNKQFALSALYLNNGDGTFAFHSHLPNAIQAKVIDTNQDDLLDIVLLNQDGIKVYAQQQQSYVDVWQLNQDMQIHYFDIADVNGDQVVDLVVATPTQVEVLLDLPSQIIQNQVKTASSALTFTLNANAELVNLVDLDNNGTHEILVANKYPHLAPSEHALDIYQYVSDSNQFERAVSIGKDKLAGVFAEQIDNQYGLDITALTVSGTVQTFVADEAIANNGQFSFTQTPELLQQSSKIYALADTNADAMADLVSYDVVNNQLDLYTTQGQGLFSQPLSQIDIALSSSQNNLVLPNTGAAQQLVLTALNNGDSPAMNAKLVFSLPQGVDISNNINCQKTTTGNASCTLGKIAVGQSASVNLTLSNMLVSETVLTSSIFANGQDTAPQNNQLSTTLTLNHAPIAANDTFSFVAKNNVSLDVLSNDTDQDSDALKISTASSDIGTVTVSSNNQINLSLAPDYLGKIIVNYTIEDPHGLTANAQATVDISAKPSKSSSGGSLSLWVLLLMMFRFIILLPNQNHARK; from the coding sequence ATGAACCGTTATCTAGTTACAAGCCAAATTAAACTCGCTAAGGCGCTAGGTTTACCTAAGTTATTGGCAGGCCTATCATTAATATTAACTTTTGGTTTGGCCGCGACTCCACCGACAGTAAGCGACGTTAGCGGCTTAAATGCAGGTGTTTATAATAGCCAAGATACGCTAGACATAGCTGTTAGCTTTTCATCTGATATTAGTCACCTTGTGCTGCCTGATAATGGCGTACCTATGTTGGTCTTAGCGCTAGATTCTGGCAATGCCTATGCGCAATATGTGAATCATGACGGTCGAACCATTAATTTCCGCTATACCCCAAGTTTTACTAACTTCGACAGCAACGGTATCAGTATTATTGGCTTTGATGGCTTGCTCTTTAGCAATAATGACGAATTACCTGTTAAGCCCATATTAAGCGAGCCCTTACAGTTTAACGATGTTGTCATTCAACACAGTAATGTTGCTGAGTTACCGGCTCCCCAAGTTTATTTACCCGGCGACACGCTTGATTTTAAATTGCGTTGGGGCGGTGTTACAAGCATAAGCGTACAATCTGGAACGCCTCAACTGGTTGTTGATATTGCTGGCAGTGAAAAAACATTAAACGGTTTAGCAAACAATAGTGGCGAACTGGTTTTTACCTATCCGGTAACATCCCAAGACGCTAACCTTGCCGAATTAGTCGTTAAACAATTACATGTCAATGATGCCGTTATTATTGGCACACTGAATTCAACTTTGGATCATAAGGGTGGCTCTTACGTATTACCCATCACTAATGCTAACTTTACCTATTCTGGTTTATATGCTGCTAACCGCCCTATTCAAGTTGGTGTGTCTGATGCCCCTGAAATTATCAGAATAAACACAGAGCAAAAAGAAAACTTACAAGCCGGTGACAAAGTGCAATTCACAGCAAGGTTTTCTGGTTACGTCAATGTAACTAACTCACCCAGTTTGCAAATAGAAATTAATGGGCAAATTGTTAACGCAAGCTATGTAAGTGGTACTGGCACAACTGATTTAGTATTTGAATACGAATTACAATCCGCTTTAAACACCACGCAAGATATTAAATATTTAGCTTTGCTTGAAAACGACGGCTCATTGACCAATACGTCTGGCACCAGTATTAATTTATCACTTGATAATTTAAACACTACAACAGGTAACATTCAATTGGTCACGCTTGCCAGTAATGCACCTGATTTAATCAATTCCAGTTTTAGCATAGACATAAGCCTAGCTGTCGCTGATGATAACTTCTCAACCGATCAGCTCATCATTACCAACGGTGAAATAAGTCAATTAAACGGCGATGGCACACAATATTCAGCTATGGTCACCCCGTTAACAGATGGCCAAGTTGTGATTTCGGCAGTTAATGTTAGTAGCGCAAGTAGTGACAGTAATCAATTTGAAATTACCCGCCAATATGACGGTACTGCCCCTAAATTTGCTACCAGCCAACCCGCGCAAAATGAACAAACATTTTCAGCACTTGATTCTTTAATCACGTTACAATTTGATGAAGCTGTCAAACTCAATAATGAATTAGCCGATGCTTTAGTGGTTAGTGACAATCAACAGCAAGTTTTAGCGCTTGCTAATATTGAAGTCAATAACCAACAAATTCAAGCTACACTGGCCGATAAATTAATACCTAGTGGTCAATATAAAATCACCTTTAACGAGCAAGCTATTACTGATTTAGCGGGTAACTTGGTCAGTCAATTACCCGATAATATCTCGTTTACAACCGAGAATATCGCACCGGTTTCAGCCAACGACCAATTCCAGCTACTAGAAGATCAGGCGCTATTATTAAATGTATTAGCCAACGACTCTGATGCTGAGGATTATCTTGATCAGCAGCAAGTCACTATTGTAGGTTCGCCTAACCAAGGTGTTGTTCAAGTTGATAGCAAAACTGGACATGTTTGGTATGCCCCCAGCAGTCAATTTTCAGGCAATGATTCATTTAGCTATACAGTGAGTGATCAGCAAGGCAAGGTATCTAATATTGCCACTGTTGATTTACAAGTTGATGCCGTTAATGACCCGCCTCGTCTAAACATGGTGACACGGATTGACATAATTGCAGGTAGTACCATTAACCAACCCATAACTGTGATAGATCCTGAGCAAGATGCAATTAGCATGAGCTTAGCCAGTGAGTTTGCTTGGCTAACTATCAAGGATAATGCCCTAACTGGACAAGTGCCAGCTACTGCAGTTGGGGAAATAACAGTTCCTATTAGTTTGTTTGACGGCAACGCGACTATTGTTGAATCTGTGGTGTTAAATGTAACTAGCCCGGATCCGTTAGCTGAATTTATATCAATAAACTGGCTTGAAAATATTGGATTTGTTAACCAACCTATTGCCTTAACCATTCAATCAATAAACACAAATTACCCAATTAAAACACTCACCTTAACGTTTGACGGTGAATTTGATTTTATCAGCAGTGGAAAAAACTGTTTAAACACTGCGGCCAATCAAGTGAGTTGTGCAATAACCTCTGGACAAGAAATAGACAGTGGCGTCACCTTGTTACCAACAAAAACAGGTCAGATCCAAGTCGCTATTTCTGCTAATCACCATGGTGATGGTTCCACAGTAAGTGATAGTTCCCCTATTTATAAAAGCGTAAGCATTACCGAAAAATTAATAGAAACGGCCACCACCCAGTTCAACACTTCAGTTAATCTTTCGCATATATTAAATATCGATGTGCTGCCCAATTCGCCAGGATTGGAAACCATTTTGGCATCGTCCGCTGGAGAGAACATTAAAATAGTTTCGTTAGAGCAGCAATCCTTGTTGGCGACAATTAACGATACTGGAGATACAGTGCAAACGGCAACAATTGATGTTAATCAAGACGCTTTGCTCGACATTTTAGTGGTCAACAAGCAATTTGCATTGTCTGCACTGTACCTTAATAATGGTGATGGCACATTTGCGTTCCACAGCCATTTACCCAATGCCATACAAGCGAAAGTCATTGATACAAATCAAGATGACCTGTTAGATATCGTGCTTCTTAACCAAGATGGTATCAAGGTATACGCTCAACAACAGCAAAGTTATGTTGATGTTTGGCAATTGAATCAAGACATGCAAATTCATTATTTTGATATTGCCGATGTCAATGGTGATCAGGTTGTTGACTTGGTTGTCGCAACGCCAACCCAAGTAGAAGTATTGTTGGATCTACCTTCGCAAATTATTCAAAACCAAGTCAAAACTGCAAGTTCCGCTTTAACCTTTACGCTAAATGCCAATGCTGAACTGGTTAATCTTGTCGATTTAGACAACAACGGCACTCATGAAATTCTTGTTGCCAATAAATATCCCCATTTAGCGCCATCCGAACACGCATTAGATATTTATCAATATGTATCGGATAGCAACCAATTTGAACGAGCCGTTAGCATAGGTAAAGATAAGCTAGCTGGGGTGTTTGCTGAACAAATCGACAACCAATATGGTCTTGATATTACCGCACTAACCGTTTCAGGAACCGTGCAAACGTTTGTTGCCGATGAAGCAATTGCCAATAACGGTCAATTTAGCTTCACCCAAACCCCTGAGCTATTACAACAATCCAGTAAAATCTATGCGTTAGCCGATACTAATGCCGACGCCATGGCCGATTTAGTCAGTTATGACGTAGTTAATAACCAACTGGATTTATACACCACCCAAGGCCAAGGTTTGTTTAGTCAGCCACTAAGCCAAATAGATATTGCCTTGAGCAGCTCTCAAAACAATCTCGTATTGCCAAATACGGGAGCAGCTCAACAGTTAGTATTGACCGCCCTAAATAATGGTGACAGTCCAGCAATGAACGCCAAGTTGGTCTTTTCTTTACCGCAAGGTGTTGATATTAGTAATAACATTAACTGCCAAAAAACAACGACAGGTAATGCGAGTTGTACGCTGGGTAAAATAGCGGTTGGGCAAAGTGCCAGTGTTAATTTAACGTTAAGCAATATGCTTGTTTCCGAAACTGTACTGACCTCATCTATTTTTGCCAACGGCCAAGACACTGCACCGCAGAATAATCAGCTTTCGACAACATTAACCCTTAATCATGCGCCCATTGCCGCAAATGATACATTTAGTTTTGTCGCTAAAAACAATGTCAGTCTTGATGTATTAAGTAATGATACTGATCAGGACAGTGACGCTTTAAAAATATCTACCGCTAGCAGTGATATTGGTACTGTAACTGTTAGTAGTAATAATCAAATTAACCTCTCTTTAGCGCCTGATTATTTAGGAAAAATCATCGTCAACTACACTATTGAAGATCCGCATGGTTTAACTGCAAATGCACAAGCCACAGTCGATATTTCAGCCAAACCCAGCAAGAGCAGCAGTGGTGGATCTTTATCGTTATGGGTTCTGTTATTGATGATGTTTAGATTTATTATACTTTTACCTAATCAAAACCACGCTCGAAAATAA
- a CDS encoding tail fiber domain-containing protein has translation MQLKSNKLLKASGVAFLLTSNIVLADQQINDDLVVKGSQCVGVDCSLGENFNFDTIRLKENNLRIRFTDTSASSGFPTRDWEITANESANGGKNQFYIQNIDGGTSPFIIQDGALNNGLVISTLGRVGINTDTPQVNLHMLTGNSPTVRLEQDQSNGFTAQAWDVSGNETNFFIRDVTNNGLLPLRIRAGAPNASIYVAADGDIGFETTSPDGLLDIAHPSDINNHAILVSPLGYLGVNIDNSYLPRGLFDVQTTGGVSRLLATTDGKVGINMGTTDTPDGIFEVQDGSGNSEFIVDNSGNVGISTSSPAGPFEIKDAAGTNSYLLVNSSGNVTIANDLTVSGTLNASVNIDGFSTLSSSSVVTSGALTVTNDLTVNGSLNATLTGFTSLSASTVAVTGGLTTGGNVNVTGTIDASGKITSADDVCGQYGCLGDVLSSKALKDEIASVDVFDVLEKVSNLYLSRWTYKKDSDYIQHIGPYAEDFHAAFGLNGDKSDRIAVVDASGVAFASIQALNSKLKQKDQEIAELRAELAEIKQFISELKSK, from the coding sequence ATGCAATTGAAATCAAACAAATTACTGAAAGCGAGTGGCGTCGCTTTCTTGCTTACATCAAATATTGTGTTAGCCGATCAACAGATTAATGATGATTTAGTTGTAAAAGGTAGCCAATGTGTGGGGGTTGATTGTTCATTAGGCGAAAATTTTAATTTTGATACGATACGTTTAAAGGAAAACAATCTTCGTATTAGATTTACAGACACCAGTGCTTCTTCGGGGTTCCCTACTCGTGATTGGGAAATAACAGCAAACGAATCGGCCAATGGTGGGAAAAACCAATTTTATATTCAAAATATTGATGGTGGTACCAGCCCATTTATTATTCAAGACGGTGCATTAAATAATGGATTAGTTATAAGCACACTTGGACGAGTTGGAATTAATACCGATACGCCACAAGTCAATTTACATATGCTTACAGGTAACTCGCCAACTGTGCGTTTAGAGCAAGACCAAAGTAATGGATTTACCGCACAAGCTTGGGATGTATCAGGTAACGAAACAAATTTCTTCATCCGTGATGTCACCAATAATGGTTTACTGCCATTAAGAATTAGAGCTGGTGCTCCTAATGCTTCAATTTATGTTGCGGCTGATGGTGATATTGGCTTTGAAACAACAAGCCCAGATGGTTTACTTGATATTGCTCACCCATCGGATATTAATAATCATGCAATTTTGGTTTCGCCATTAGGTTACTTAGGGGTAAATATTGATAACAGTTACCTTCCGCGCGGCTTATTCGATGTCCAAACTACCGGGGGGGTATCTCGGTTATTAGCTACGACCGACGGTAAAGTCGGGATCAATATGGGCACAACTGATACGCCTGATGGTATATTTGAAGTACAAGATGGCTCAGGAAATAGCGAATTCATCGTCGATAACTCTGGCAATGTAGGTATCAGTACTAGCTCTCCTGCAGGGCCATTTGAAATTAAAGACGCCGCAGGTACAAATAGTTACCTTCTCGTTAATAGTAGCGGTAATGTCACCATTGCCAATGATTTAACCGTAAGCGGGACATTAAATGCTTCGGTTAACATTGACGGTTTCTCAACTCTATCTAGCAGTAGTGTTGTCACCTCTGGCGCGTTAACTGTAACCAACGATTTAACGGTTAACGGTAGTTTAAATGCAACATTAACTGGTTTTACTTCGTTGTCAGCTTCCACCGTTGCTGTAACCGGTGGCTTAACAACGGGGGGTAACGTAAACGTAACCGGCACTATCGACGCCTCAGGTAAAATAACATCTGCCGATGACGTTTGTGGTCAGTATGGCTGTTTGGGCGATGTACTCTCAAGTAAAGCGCTAAAAGATGAAATTGCATCGGTGGACGTGTTTGATGTGCTAGAGAAAGTAAGTAACCTGTATCTATCACGTTGGACATACAAAAAAGACAGTGACTATATTCAACATATAGGGCCTTACGCGGAAGATTTTCATGCCGCTTTTGGGTTAAATGGTGATAAGTCAGACAGAATAGCAGTCGTAGATGCTTCAGGTGTCGCCTTTGCTTCCATACAAGCACTCAACTCAAAACTTAAGCAAAAAGACCAAGAAATTGCTGAGTTAAGAGCAGAGTTAGCAGAAATTAAGCAATTTATTAGCGAACTTAAATCTAAATAG